One genomic window of Oryctolagus cuniculus chromosome 11, mOryCun1.1, whole genome shotgun sequence includes the following:
- the LOC100353258 gene encoding protein HP-25 homolog 1 — MPGPRGRVLPVGTEGFRILALFTLLLAAGITSSQDPNQCGPPGPPGIPGPPGPPGPPGPMGPPGFMGIPGPPGLPGRVEKCPPTSAFSVKLNGSFPGPLQPIVFQEALYNHRGHFDLATGVFTCTVPGLYHFGFDIALFQNAVKVALMKNGLQVRDKQAEAKDSHEHVSGSSIVQLEKGDRVWLESKLDKAESEKGATPTVFYGFLLYSD, encoded by the exons GTTTCCGGATTTTGGCCCTCTTCACTCTGTTACTTGCAGCTGGTATCACATCTTCGCAAGATCCTAATCAATGTGGACCTCCAGGGCCTCCAGGAATtccagggcccccagggcctccagggccTCCAGGACCAATGGGTCCACCAG GATTCATGGGTATACCTGGACCACCTGGGCTACCTGGGCGTGTTGAGAAGTGCCCACCAACATCCGCATTTTCTGTGAAGCTGAATGGGTCTTTCCCAGGACCCCTGCAGCCCATTGTCTTCCAGGAAGCTCTGTACAACCATCGGGGCCACTTCGACCTGGCCACTGGAGTGTTCACCTGCACTGTTCCTGGTTTATACCACTTTGGCTTCGACATTGCCCTGTTTCAGAATGCTGTAAAAGTGGCTCTCATGAAGAATGGCCTCCAGGTCAGGGACAAACAAGCGGAAGCCAAGGACAGCCACGAGCATGTGTCAGGAAGTTCCATCGTGCAGCTAGAGAAAGGGGACCGGGTCTGGCTGGAGTCTAAGCTGGACAAGGCAGAGTCTGAAAAAGGAGCCACGCCCACTGTCTTCTATGGGTTTTTGCTCTATAGTGATTAA